Proteins encoded by one window of Nicotiana tabacum cultivar K326 chromosome 10, ASM71507v2, whole genome shotgun sequence:
- the LOC142165170 gene encoding uncharacterized protein LOC142165170, with the protein MEMLHQIQLNIPLMDALREMTGYAKMMKDLMSRKFDFQDLSTVTLTQTCSALVTKPMAQKMSDLGSFTIPCTIGHYAFAKALCDLGASINLMSLVVYTKLGIGRARPTSILLQLADRTVKRPTGILDDVLVQVGKFVFPADFVILDCQVDEKIPLILGRPFLATRRALIDCETGELKMRLNDEEVIFNVQQFMRKPSEYANFSLVEAVDVILQEDDMALTVKDPLEACLTNLEEMDGEGLAEWVMALEGRGLWSREPQFESLELEKGPLLQQSHQ; encoded by the coding sequence ATGGAGATGCTGCATCAAATTCAGTTGAATATTCCTTTGATGGATGCCTTGAGGGAGATGACCGGTTATGCTAAGATGATGAAAGATCTAATGTCACGGAAGTTTGATTTTCAGGATCTATCCACTGTAACTTTGACACAGACCTGCAGCGCACTAGTGACAAAACCGATGGCTCAAAAGATGTCGGACCTAGGTAGCTTCACTATTCCATGCACAATTGGACATTATGCCTTTGCAAAggcattgtgtgatttgggagccaGCATAAATCTGATGTCGCTGGTTGTGTACACCAAGCTGGGCATTGGTAGAGCTAGGCCAACTTCGATACTGCTACAGCTGGCTGACCGCACAGTGAAGAGGCCCACTGGTattcttgatgatgtgttggtacaaGTGGGGAAATTCGTGTTCCCTGCAGACTTTGTTATCTTGGATTGTCAGGTGGATGAGAAGATACCCCTTATTTTAGGGAGACCATTTTTAGCCACGAGGAGAGCACTGATTGACTGTGAAACTGGGGAATTAAAAATGAGATTGAACGATGAAGAAGTCATATTCAATGTTCAGCAATTTATGAGGAAACCCAGTGAATATGCTAATTTCTCTCTAGTGGAAGCAGTGGATGTAATCCTACAAGAAGATGATATGGCCCTAACTGTAAAAGATCCATTGGAGGCATGTCTAAcgaatttagaagaaatggatggtgaaGGGTTAGCTGAATGGGTCATGGCACTGGAAGGCCGAGGATTGTGGTCaagggaacctcagttcgagTCCCTTGAGCTAGAAAAAGGGCCACTCCTCCAGCAAAGCCATCAATAG